Within the Medicago truncatula cultivar Jemalong A17 chromosome 4, MtrunA17r5.0-ANR, whole genome shotgun sequence genome, the region TAAGCCGTACCAGTTAGCATGTATACATGCAGGTCTGAATTCAATAATTGTGGTTTGTTATTCTTCTTCCAAATGCTGGTAGCACGTCAAGCATATAATTAGaatttcatattatattataaccTTTTTAAATTTCCTATTTTAGAATCCCAAATGCACACTAAGTTATAAGCAGAAACATTTAAGCCGGCAactgatttttttatatgaaaataacatgcaagTTAGCTTGTTTTGGCTTATAAAATGGAAGAATCACCTACCATAAAAGTGTCACCATTTCAGCATCCAGCTTTCTGTCCTAGACCCTTTTAGCATATCATGGAGTCTGTCAAACTTTTAAGTTTCACATTTCTCTTGTTTATTGGATATACTTTGGTGAATGGATCCACTCCAAAGGTAAGTACTATTCTCAAAGTAGACATTGCTAAAGTACTATTCTTAACTAAACTTAGCATAACAATTATCATGTAAACGTTAATGAACAAGTTTTATgcaaaaaagttgaaaaaaaccTATGCATGTATTACAAGCTGTTTATACAAACTCTTTCAAACAATCTTACAAGTGTTTGATGCATGTTGTTTACGTAAGTTGCATGCATCTATAGCCTTTGAGCTATATCTTATATTGCTGCTTTTTTCCTGTGTTATGCTAGTATATTGTCAGTTTAAAATCATGTCACAATACTAGCAAGGCTTAACTTCTTGATTTGCCTCTATGCAGCATTATATAATTTACATGGGAGATCATTCACACCCCAATTCAGAGTCTGTCGTCAGAGCAAACCATGAGATACTAGCTTCAGTCACTGGAAGGTATGACAAATAACTATGTGTTCTTTTAAGCTTCAAATTTATGTGTGTGAATGTGAACATTTTGAAATAGAGTAATTTAGGCTAAAATAAACATGCTctatcaaatattaattaatacttTTAACATTTCAGTCTCGATGATGCAAAGACTTCAGCACTACACCATTATAGTAAAAGCTTTCGAGGCTTTTCGGCTATGATTACGTTGGAGCAAGCTAATAAACTTGCAGGCATTGTACTCCAGCATTATATCTTTCTAATTTCTATCTTCTTACTTTATTTCTGATCaatgttttggattatgtttcaGAATATGATTCAGTTGTGTCTGTTTTTGAGAGCAAAATGAGTAAGCTCCACACTACACATTCTTGGGATTTTCTTAGATTAAACCCAGTCTACGATAAAAACCATGTACCTCTAGACTTCACATCCAATgtcattgttggtgtcattgactCTGGTAATACTCCTTTGatgtttcttgtttttctttcatttaggTTATGCAAAGTCTCACTTCACATTGTTTTTCAGGAGTGTGGCCAGAATCGGAAAGCTTCAATGATTATGGATTAGGTCCTGTGCCTGAGAAGTTCAAGGGAGAGTGTGTTACCGGTGATAATTTTACGCTAGCCAATTGCAACAAGTAAGAATACATTTTGGAATTAAAAATCCATCATAGACTAATTTTTAAGATTGATGCACCAAAACGATATAATCATAAAGATTTGACTAGTATTTACTTTGAAAATCGATTCATTCGAATGAATCATTATCTATAGTGAAGCGAACCACATTTATGGTCAACTGTGTATAATAAGACacttttcttttgtcatttCATTTATGACTTGAATCTTGATAATTTTGAGATTCGTATATCATAATTGATATATCGACTTATAATTTTGCTgtcacttgtttttactttaaaatgtcATATTGTTATTAATAATGTATCTTACGCTTCATAATAAGATTTGATTAATAATTCCGAAAACAGTTCTTCTAATTCACGATTTAAATCTCGTTTTGATAACCATGATCTTATCTTGTATTTGAACTTTCCAGGAAAATCATCGGTGCGCGGTTCTATTCAAAAGGTTTTGAATTAGAATTTGGTCCTCTAGAAGATTTCAACAAGATTTTCTTCAGGTCAGCTAGAGACAATGATGGACATGGAACACACACAGCTTCAACAATTGCAGGACGCAATGTCGTTAATGCAAGCTTATTTGGCATGGCCAAAGGAACAGCTAGAGGTGGTGCTCCAGGTGCAAGACTTGCTATCTACAAGGCCTGTTGGTTTAATTTTTGCAATGATGCTGACGTTCTTTCTGCTATGGACGATGCCATTCATGATGGTGTTGACATACTTTCTCTTTCCCTTGGCCCTGATCCTCCTCAGCCAATTTACTTTGAGGATGGAATCAGTATTGGAGCATTCCATGCATTCCAAAAGGGAATTCTTGTTTCTGCTTCAGCTGGAAACTCGGTTTTCCCTCGGACTGCATCCAATGTTGCTCCTTGGATCCTCACTGTTGCTGCTAGTACGGTTGACAGAGAATTCAGTTCAAATATCTACCTTGGTAACTCAAAAGTTTTGAAGGTAAAGTTTATAGCACAAACCATGAATACATACATGGGGTTTTAAATAGCATTCACATTGCGACAACGGTTGTATTTGTGTGTGATCTTTGATATTGCTTAGAATCGCAGTCAAATGCAGCCGATGCAGCTTCAATTGCGATCACATTGCAGTTTCGGGAACATTAAAAACAGTTTCTGTTGCAGCCTGGATCGCGGACCTTTATATAAAACCCTTATACCTATAAATATTAGCTAGTAAATTAAGACATGTTTATGTTCCTTCAGGGTTATTCTTTGAATCCAGTAAAAATGGAGCATTCTTATGGTTTAATATATGGAAGTGTAGCTGCAGCCCCTGGAGTTCCAGAAACAAATGCTAGGTATGTCAATGCACGCAAACTTCATTGTTGATACATAAATGTTTCAGATTCAACAGAACTTTTGATCTCCCTATCAGTCATATTATCAAACCCCTAGTAAAAACTTCTGTAAATTGCTTGTTGTGCCATGTACTACTATAATAAGTGCTGTGTTATTTGGGCACATaaatttgacatcaaaattCGCCAACAACTTAGATGGCTAACACATTTCAAATAtgcatttaattaaatttagtaaACGACCAACGAATATCACAAGATGTCGCAACTCGTTCCATATTCTGCATGAATGTACAGGAACCATTTTAGGTTGATAAGTTAATGACTGAACGCAATATATCTGAAATTTTATGATTCAATTTTCTAATACAAATTCTTTAATATCTTCTGTTACCAGCTTCTGCAAGAACAATACTCTAGATCCTTCCTTAATCAATGGAAAAATTGTTATATGCACAATTGAAAGCTTTGCTGACAACAGAAGAGAGAAAGCCATAACAATAAAGCAAGGCGGAGGTGTTGGAATGATACTTATTGACCATAATGCCAAAGAAATTGGTTTTCAATTTGTTATTCCAAGCACTCTTATTGGTCAGGATTCAGTAGAAGAGCTTCAAGCATACATAAAAACGGAAAAGtgagtttttgaaaaaatctaCAATATCGAAGTTAGTCACATCATCACACTTTGATGATGTCAACAGATTTATCAGTGAATTTTTGTTGCTAATGCCTTTTCTATTTTCAGGAATCCTATTGCTAAAATCTATCCAACAATAACTGTTGTTGGTACCAAACCTGCACCAGAAGCAGCAGCTTTCTCTTCCATGGGGCCAAATATAATAACGCCAGATATTATTAAGGCATGTTTACACACTCGGACTatccatgtttggataaacagcttaattaagcgcttatcatataaatgcttatgtataagttatttctataacaaaagatataataaagtcaaacatttttcatataaactatcctggagagcttatggaaataagttgaaaaaagcgTATGcacatgtcataagctattaCCATAAGTATTTCAAACCAGTCTTACACATgcttatgttagtagataagGTCAAATAACTCAATCACAGGATGTCTAAACATGTATAACTCCAAGAATtttcctagttttttttttttaaaactcggtatccaaTCCAAGAACAAGACTCTTCATAGTTAAACTTTATATTGGCACGAGTATATTGATGAAGGTTGACCCTATACtaatatgtaaatattttttgcttataaaaaaatgcaGCCTGACATCACAGGACCTGGAGTGAATATTTTGGCAGCATGGTCTCCAGTGGCTACTGAAGCCACAGTTGAACATCGACCTGTCGACTATAACATCATTTCAGGAACATCAATGTCTTGTCCACACATATCTGCAGTTGCAACTATTATAAAATCTTACCACCCAACTTGGTCTCCTGCAGCTATAATGTCTGCAATCATGACAACAGGTAAGGTTTTTATGCTGTAAAAGTTCCTGTTAACAACAAAAGAACATTAGAATTTGTTGTAAATAGGAAATAAATTCTCAAGACTTATGAAAATGAAACTGaaacaaataattttcatttctaATAACAACCTttaaatacatgaaaatgattggtccttttaagattttttttgttttgtttggccACGTCAACATCTGTTTGCCACCTCAGCATTTTCGAACGGATTGAGATATAATGTCAGTGACTAAAACTGATGATTCCTAACTTTGCATGGAgggaatccaaaaaaaaaaccttatagagaccaaaacaaaaaaccctatatttgcagggaccaaagaTATATCGAAACCAAttaataaaacaacttataaatttgtaaaaactaCTTCTAAATTTATAACAATCCAGTATCTCCCATACTTCTTATAATTAAAACTCTAATGCTAGGTGCTGGTTCATATTCTAACAGAAATGATGTTTGTAACAGTCATCCAAAATTGATGCCTTTTTTTTTCCTGATGTTACAGCAACAGTAATGGATAACACAAACCACCTCATAGGAAGAGATCCAAATGGAACTCAAACTACTCCATTCGATTACGGATCCGGACACGTTAATCCACTTGCATCACTCAATCCTGGATTAGTATATGATTTCAGCTCCCAAGATGCTCTCGATTTTCTCTGCAGCACTGGAGCAAGTCCATCACAGCTTAAAAACATCACCGGAGAACTCACTCAATGTCAGAAAACTCCTACCCCTTCCTACAACTTCAACTACCCTTCCATTGGTGTATCCAACTTGAATGGAAGTTTATCGGTTTATCGAACTGTAACATTTTATGGTCAGGAACCAGCGGTAtatgttgcaagtgttgaaagtcCATTTGGTGTGAATGTTACAGTTACACCAGTGGCATTGAAGTTCTGGAAAACGGGGGAGAAGCTAACTTTTAGGGTTGATTTCAACCCTTTTGTGAATAGCAATGGAAACTTTGTGTTTGGTGCCTTGACATGGAAGAATGGTAAACAAAGGGTTAGGAGTCCTATTGGTGTTAATGTAGTATCTATATAGAGTTCAGTGATTCTTGCCATGTACTATAAGAAAATGCATTTACATCATTTTCATATGCAAAAGTTAATtgctttaattatttatatattttgatgaaattggATGTAAACTGGTATGCACAATGACATTCACAtgtgtagcaccgacacttcaaaATGAAGGTGTGTCTGTATGTCTTATATATGTCGGTGTccaacaccgacacatgtggTAACAAGTAACAACCAATCATTTTTCGTTTTCTTAAACTATGACCAGTGTCTACGTGTCGTTGTGGGTGTTGTGTCTGATGTTTGTATGGTTCATAGACATTAACCAAATGACATAATTGATATTTGATATCGCTTATGTGATATTATGCTTGCTCAAAATCTTACATAGTATATGAAGTTTTCTTTTACACTGAATGAAACAAATTGGTCCGGTcgaattttgtcattttgttttttctgcCATAACTTTTAGTAGTAAAATATTATATGctctcaaaaaacaaaagtaaaatatgatatattagCATATcgtttttttgttatatttaattgagTAATAATTGATAGAAATAATCTCCTAAGTATATATCAGATGGTTAAATACTACATGCAAgaatatttgatatattgaaacatgtgtttgaactttgaagtctTAATTTCTCAATTCAGTGTTTGTTTGTGAAGATAATTATTGAACTCAGGCTATTAAGCTAGCTTTCTTTTATTCCGAAAGGAAAGCTTATGCTTCTATGTtgtcattttacttttttgtatGGATCTGACCCTAATAATATATAGTTGAATCAAGAGGCGGACCGCAAACATTCCAATTAGGTTGGCATCCCCGAGAAACCCTCATCCTCTCCCGCCAACGTCATAAAATAAACATCATTAAAAAAGTAGAAAAGTGTGTACAAAAAAGGAGGGCTAGGTGTGACCCTCaaagcaaaagaaaagaaaagctaAGGAAAACGATACATGGGCAATCCAAAACGGTCCCTAAAAAAGTCCTCCCTAAGGAAATCAGGTAAGCTAGTTGACCACCAAGAATCCTGAACAGAGTGACCATGGCCGTCACGAAAAATATGCGATGAAATGACATGAACACCAGAATGAAGAAAATTATGTCATCTATTACGGAGACGAATAGGAACATAGTTAAATAAAACCCGACCAATGATTGTTTTAACCAATATTCGAACAcaatttgtctttttttgaCCAATATTCAAACTCAATTTGACTTTAACTCACTTGAGTTTAATCACTTGTCAAATGTGATATATTAATTTCTaatatcaattaaaatatatcCTAAAATTGCATGTAAATTGTCTAAAACCTGGTTTTTATATGTGAGGATATGGTTAGAAAGGTA harbors:
- the LOC11443452 gene encoding subtilisin-like serine-protease S; this encodes MESVKLLSFTFLLFIGYTLVNGSTPKHYIIYMGDHSHPNSESVVRANHEILASVTGSLDDAKTSALHHYSKSFRGFSAMITLEQANKLAEYDSVVSVFESKMSKLHTTHSWDFLRLNPVYDKNHVPLDFTSNVIVGVIDSGVWPESESFNDYGLGPVPEKFKGECVTGDNFTLANCNKKIIGARFYSKGFELEFGPLEDFNKIFFRSARDNDGHGTHTASTIAGRNVVNASLFGMAKGTARGGAPGARLAIYKACWFNFCNDADVLSAMDDAIHDGVDILSLSLGPDPPQPIYFEDGISIGAFHAFQKGILVSASAGNSVFPRTASNVAPWILTVAASTVDREFSSNIYLGNSKVLKGYSLNPVKMEHSYGLIYGSVAAAPGVPETNASFCKNNTLDPSLINGKIVICTIESFADNRREKAITIKQGGGVGMILIDHNAKEIGFQFVIPSTLIGQDSVEELQAYIKTEKNPIAKIYPTITVVGTKPAPEAAAFSSMGPNIITPDIIKPDITGPGVNILAAWSPVATEATVEHRPVDYNIISGTSMSCPHISAVATIIKSYHPTWSPAAIMSAIMTTATVMDNTNHLIGRDPNGTQTTPFDYGSGHVNPLASLNPGLVYDFSSQDALDFLCSTGASPSQLKNITGELTQCQKTPTPSYNFNYPSIGVSNLNGSLSVYRTVTFYGQEPAVYVASVESPFGVNVTVTPVALKFWKTGEKLTFRVDFNPFVNSNGNFVFGALTWKNGKQRVRSPIGVNVVSI